The Lacipirellula parvula genome window below encodes:
- a CDS encoding ABC transporter ATP-binding protein, translating to MIEAIGLSKYYGNFAASRDVTFSINKGEVAAFLGPNGAGKSTTMKLLTGYLAPSAGTAKIAGFNMGSERLLGAERLGYLPENGPLYPDMSPRSLLTFFGNARGMSGMALRKRIEEVISRCHLEAVIGKPIGKLSKGYRQRVGMAQALLHNPDVLILDEPTAGLDPNQIREVRKLIRELGETKTILLSTHILQEVEAMCNRVLFINEGRLVFDGTPQQLAADQSDFDERFHELTRGARRT from the coding sequence ATGATCGAAGCGATCGGGCTCTCTAAGTACTACGGCAACTTTGCCGCGTCGCGCGATGTGACATTCTCGATCAACAAGGGGGAAGTCGCCGCCTTCCTCGGCCCGAACGGCGCCGGCAAGAGCACGACGATGAAGCTGCTCACCGGTTACCTCGCCCCCTCGGCCGGCACCGCGAAGATCGCCGGCTTCAACATGGGAAGCGAGCGGCTGCTCGGCGCCGAACGGCTCGGCTACCTGCCGGAAAACGGCCCCCTCTACCCCGATATGTCGCCGCGGAGTCTGCTCACCTTCTTTGGCAACGCCCGCGGCATGTCGGGAATGGCGCTTCGCAAGCGGATTGAGGAAGTCATTAGCCGCTGCCATCTCGAAGCGGTGATCGGCAAACCGATCGGCAAGCTCTCGAAGGGTTATCGCCAACGCGTCGGCATGGCCCAGGCGCTGCTGCACAACCCCGACGTGTTGATTCTCGACGAACCGACCGCAGGTCTCGATCCGAATCAAATTCGCGAAGTTCGTAAGTTGATCCGCGAACTTGGCGAAACGAAAACGATTCTTCTCTCGACCCACATTCTGCAAGAGGTCGAGGCGATGTGTAACCGCGTTCTGTTCATCAACGAAGGGCGCTTGGTGTTCGACGGCACGCCGCAGCAATTGGCGGCCGATCAGAGCGACTTTGACGAGCGTTTCCACGAGTTGACTCGCGGCGCGCGGCGGACTTAG
- a CDS encoding Gldg family protein, whose product MKWNVLTAIFKRDFVSYFSSPTGYVFICVFVVLSALATFWPPEFFASNLANLDQLSHWLPFIMLVFIPAITMSAWAEERRQGTDELLLTLPASDFDVVLGKYLAGVAIFTVSLLFSAVSIYTVFQYGLGDPDVGLYISTYIGYWFMGIAMIAIGMVASFLTANLTVGFILGMLFNMPLALFGVANWFVKDPAWAELIRRWSAVYQFGDFKRGVLSLGGMAYFVAIAAVMVYVSMILIGRRHWQSRDDGKYMLAHYLTRALALLAIAVGVTVVIQDRNALRADVSSAKLSTLSPNTLNLLSELRENKEVKSIKVDAYVSPHVPTDYAAVKLNLISTLEEIKSLSAGKIEVAVHEIPNYGPEAELAEKNFGIVPQEQTISTGGEYKNEEFFMGIAVTSGLDKVVTPFVNKGIPIEYELIRSIMTVSEKQRPKLGVINTGVPIMNPDGSLRGDWPLITELRKQYEVVSVDAAQPIRGTYDVLLAVQPSMLSPDAFDHFVDAIRAGIPTAVLEDPFPYFYPANMPGTGEEKQSQMMGMFGGGQAEPKGDIDQLWRLLGIRVNPMEVIWQNYEPEASVRSMQDPQFVFIDAGNGNKQAFNQNLDVSSGLNQLLLLYPGAITRVDDSKLKFEQIIASGVGNSGTAPARLLQRVEQGQPNGENVPRQQTKDGYILAAHITGPPPEDDSALNAPAKEGVDLADAPENAEASVKAKKANQRDMNVIVVTDIDWIIPSFFTIRDIGEENFLPATQNVPFILNIIDELAGIDRFMDIRKRARDHRTLAKIDEATAESRKQAADDQDAFLKEITKQEEEARATMMKAIEEVESSSASDRDKAVLLEQVRMREQQRLDAKVRALASQRRREIKQIDYDLDNKVRAVQDRYKLYAILIPPIPPLLLALAVFFRRRELERQGVSRERLK is encoded by the coding sequence ATGAAGTGGAATGTTCTCACCGCGATCTTCAAGCGCGATTTCGTCAGCTACTTTTCTAGCCCGACGGGATACGTGTTTATTTGCGTCTTCGTGGTGCTCAGCGCGCTGGCGACTTTTTGGCCGCCGGAGTTCTTCGCCAGCAACCTGGCGAACCTTGATCAGCTCAGCCACTGGCTGCCGTTCATCATGCTCGTCTTCATTCCGGCGATCACGATGAGCGCGTGGGCCGAAGAGCGCCGCCAAGGGACGGACGAGCTACTCCTGACGCTGCCGGCGAGCGACTTCGACGTCGTCCTCGGCAAGTATCTCGCCGGCGTGGCAATCTTCACTGTCTCGCTGCTCTTCTCAGCCGTGTCGATTTACACGGTGTTTCAGTACGGCCTCGGCGATCCCGACGTCGGCTTGTACATCAGCACCTACATTGGCTACTGGTTCATGGGGATCGCGATGATCGCCATCGGCATGGTGGCCTCGTTTCTCACGGCAAACCTCACGGTCGGCTTCATCCTTGGCATGCTGTTCAACATGCCGCTGGCGCTGTTCGGCGTCGCCAATTGGTTTGTGAAAGACCCCGCCTGGGCGGAGTTGATTCGCCGCTGGAGCGCCGTCTACCAATTCGGCGACTTCAAGCGCGGCGTCCTCAGCCTCGGCGGCATGGCCTACTTTGTCGCCATCGCCGCGGTGATGGTTTACGTCAGCATGATTCTCATCGGCCGGCGTCACTGGCAATCGCGCGACGACGGCAAATACATGCTCGCCCACTACCTGACTCGCGCCCTCGCTTTGCTCGCGATCGCGGTCGGCGTGACGGTCGTCATCCAAGACCGTAACGCGCTGCGGGCCGACGTCAGTTCCGCGAAGCTCAGCACGCTCTCGCCCAACACGCTCAACCTTCTCTCCGAGTTGAGGGAAAACAAAGAAGTCAAGTCGATCAAAGTCGACGCCTACGTCAGCCCGCACGTCCCGACCGACTACGCGGCGGTCAAGCTCAACCTCATCAGCACGCTTGAGGAAATCAAGTCGCTCAGCGCCGGCAAGATTGAAGTCGCGGTCCACGAGATTCCCAATTACGGCCCCGAAGCCGAACTCGCGGAAAAGAACTTCGGCATTGTCCCGCAAGAGCAGACGATCTCCACCGGCGGGGAGTACAAGAACGAAGAGTTCTTCATGGGCATCGCCGTCACGTCGGGGCTCGACAAGGTCGTCACCCCCTTCGTGAACAAGGGCATTCCGATCGAGTACGAATTGATTCGCTCGATCATGACCGTCTCCGAAAAGCAGCGGCCAAAGCTCGGCGTCATCAACACCGGCGTCCCCATCATGAACCCCGACGGCTCGCTTCGCGGTGATTGGCCGCTGATCACCGAACTGCGCAAGCAATACGAAGTCGTCAGCGTCGACGCCGCGCAGCCGATTCGCGGCACGTACGACGTGCTGCTGGCGGTTCAGCCCTCGATGCTGAGCCCCGATGCGTTCGATCACTTCGTCGACGCGATTCGCGCCGGCATTCCGACGGCCGTCCTGGAAGATCCGTTCCCGTACTTCTATCCGGCGAACATGCCGGGGACGGGCGAAGAGAAACAATCCCAGATGATGGGGATGTTCGGCGGCGGACAAGCGGAACCGAAGGGCGACATCGACCAACTGTGGCGCCTGCTCGGCATCCGCGTCAATCCGATGGAAGTCATCTGGCAGAATTACGAGCCGGAAGCGAGCGTCCGCTCGATGCAAGACCCGCAATTTGTGTTCATCGACGCAGGCAATGGCAACAAGCAGGCGTTCAACCAGAATCTCGACGTCTCATCGGGGCTGAATCAATTGCTGCTGCTCTACCCGGGGGCGATCACCCGCGTCGATGACTCGAAACTGAAGTTCGAACAGATCATCGCCTCCGGCGTCGGCAACTCCGGCACGGCGCCCGCGCGACTGCTACAGCGAGTAGAACAAGGCCAACCGAACGGCGAGAACGTGCCTCGTCAGCAGACGAAGGATGGCTATATCCTGGCAGCTCACATTACCGGCCCGCCGCCGGAAGACGATTCCGCGCTCAACGCCCCGGCCAAAGAGGGCGTCGACCTCGCCGATGCTCCGGAGAATGCCGAAGCAAGCGTCAAGGCGAAGAAGGCCAACCAGCGCGATATGAACGTCATCGTGGTGACTGACATCGATTGGATCATCCCCAGCTTCTTCACGATTCGCGACATCGGCGAGGAGAACTTTCTGCCTGCCACGCAAAACGTGCCGTTCATCCTGAACATCATCGACGAACTGGCCGGCATCGACCGCTTCATGGACATCCGCAAGCGGGCCCGCGACCACCGCACGCTCGCGAAGATCGACGAAGCGACCGCCGAAAGTCGCAAGCAGGCTGCCGACGACCAAGACGCCTTCTTGAAAGAGATCACGAAGCAAGAAGAAGAAGCCCGCGCCACGATGATGAAGGCCATCGAAGAAGTTGAGAGTTCGAGCGCCAGCGACCGCGATAAGGCCGTCCTGCTGGAACAAGTGCGGATGCGCGAACAGCAACGTCTCGACGCCAAGGTTCGCGCTCTCGCTTCGCAGCGTCGCCGCGAGATTAAGCAGATCGACTACGACTTGGACAACAAGGTTCGCGCCGTTCAGGATCGGTACAAGCTGTACGCGATTCTGATCCCGCCCATTCCGCCGTTGCTACTGGCGCTAGCCGTCTTCTTCCGCCGCCGCGAATTGGAACGCCAAGGCGTCTCCCGTGAGCGGCTGAAGTAG
- a CDS encoding DUF4340 domain-containing protein: MSESAKTIAFVVLGALAVGAAYFIDRPTAPVNVNTLVGTTLNSEFGVDAPKRLQIVKFDRETAKTKQFEVASTDGVWRIPSKQDYPADATQQMAAAANALIDRKVLRVAAQTAQEHEALGVVDPQSAKLDSNSEGVGTRVVMSDADGKTLVDMIIGKKVKDAEGQRYVRNSNQDVVYIVELDPTSLSTGFEDWIEDDLLQLAPFDLQSLFINDYSVELSYGMSQDGRIQTQVSWDRRSEIKLDYDVEAAKWALNDLKGYDRSTQQMTEQTLPADDEVNQEAIDKLRDGLDDLLIVDIAKKPTGLSDDLKAGSDFMTNQEAFRDLIDKGFSPVPLKPGAPPEILSSEGELVATQRDGVEYVLRFGKLQLQTETAEGEAPVDPAAAEEAAKAAAAEDGKDLRRYLFVMARFNEDAIPKPQLKELPGTGDSTETKEEAAPAEAAEPAAEPNPEAAGGDQAESLQNSEPTDETAPADAAGAAAKPATAEPDAEKPAEETPAAAPAAPAKPSDEAPAAAEKPADQPSEDAAAERAAIEQENQRLQDEYNETVAKGKKRVAELNQRFGDWYYVISNDVYKQIHLSRDQVFKKKGAESEGVPADDANPLQGLPNLPIGAPPAE, from the coding sequence ATGTCCGAATCTGCCAAGACCATCGCCTTCGTCGTGCTCGGCGCCCTCGCCGTCGGCGCCGCTTATTTCATCGACCGCCCGACGGCACCGGTGAACGTCAACACGCTCGTGGGCACCACGCTCAATTCCGAGTTTGGAGTCGACGCGCCGAAACGGCTGCAAATCGTCAAGTTCGATCGAGAGACGGCCAAGACTAAGCAGTTCGAGGTCGCATCGACCGATGGCGTGTGGCGCATTCCTTCGAAGCAAGACTATCCCGCGGACGCCACCCAGCAGATGGCTGCCGCCGCGAACGCATTGATTGACCGCAAAGTCCTCCGTGTCGCCGCTCAAACAGCGCAAGAACACGAAGCGCTCGGCGTCGTCGACCCGCAGTCGGCGAAGCTTGATTCGAATAGCGAAGGCGTCGGCACTCGCGTCGTGATGAGCGACGCCGATGGAAAAACGCTCGTCGACATGATCATCGGCAAGAAGGTGAAAGACGCCGAAGGTCAGCGCTACGTCCGCAACAGCAATCAAGACGTCGTCTACATCGTCGAACTCGACCCAACCAGTCTCTCGACCGGCTTCGAGGACTGGATCGAAGACGACCTACTGCAACTCGCCCCGTTCGATTTGCAATCGTTGTTCATCAACGACTACTCCGTCGAGCTAAGCTACGGCATGTCGCAAGACGGCCGCATTCAGACGCAAGTGAGTTGGGATCGCCGTAGCGAGATCAAGCTCGACTACGACGTCGAGGCCGCCAAGTGGGCGTTGAACGACCTCAAGGGCTACGATCGCTCAACGCAGCAGATGACCGAGCAGACGTTGCCTGCAGACGACGAAGTCAATCAGGAAGCAATCGACAAGCTGCGCGACGGCCTGGATGATCTGTTGATTGTCGATATTGCCAAGAAGCCCACCGGCCTGAGCGACGACCTCAAGGCGGGCAGCGACTTCATGACGAACCAGGAGGCCTTCCGCGACCTCATCGACAAGGGCTTCTCGCCCGTACCGTTGAAGCCGGGAGCGCCGCCGGAGATTCTCTCCAGCGAAGGCGAGCTCGTCGCCACTCAGCGGGACGGCGTCGAATACGTCCTCCGTTTCGGTAAGTTGCAGTTGCAGACAGAGACCGCCGAGGGCGAGGCGCCGGTCGATCCCGCCGCCGCGGAGGAAGCCGCGAAAGCTGCCGCGGCTGAAGACGGCAAGGATCTGCGTCGCTATCTGTTCGTGATGGCCCGCTTCAACGAAGACGCGATCCCGAAGCCGCAACTCAAGGAGTTGCCGGGAACGGGCGACTCGACCGAAACGAAAGAAGAAGCGGCCCCGGCGGAAGCGGCCGAACCAGCCGCCGAGCCGAACCCCGAAGCAGCGGGCGGCGATCAGGCTGAGTCGCTGCAGAACAGCGAGCCGACCGACGAAACCGCTCCCGCTGATGCCGCCGGCGCAGCTGCAAAGCCCGCTACCGCTGAACCCGACGCCGAGAAGCCGGCGGAAGAGACTCCCGCCGCCGCGCCTGCAGCCCCCGCTAAACCAAGCGACGAAGCGCCGGCGGCCGCTGAGAAACCGGCCGACCAACCCAGCGAAGATGCTGCCGCCGAGCGTGCAGCCATCGAGCAAGAGAATCAACGGCTTCAAGACGAATACAACGAAACGGTCGCGAAGGGAAAGAAACGCGTCGCCGAGCTGAACCAACGCTTCGGCGATTGGTACTACGTCATTTCAAACGACGTCTACAAGCAAATCCATCTCAGCCGCGATCAGGTGTTCAAGAAGAAGGGTGCCGAAAGCGAGGGCGTTCCCGCCGACGATGCGAACCCGCTGCAAGGGTTGCCGAACCTGCCGATCGGCGCGCCGCCGGCGGAGTGA
- a CDS encoding DUF971 domain-containing protein, with translation MTIHPTELKLTSPERLRIVWSDGQVREYTIRELREGCPCASCREKQSAEPPPATTLTVLSPAEIRPLRIASMEPAGRYAYGIDFSDGHDTGIYTLELLRELGSVASA, from the coding sequence GTGACGATTCATCCGACCGAACTCAAACTGACGTCGCCCGAGCGACTGCGAATCGTCTGGAGCGACGGGCAAGTGCGCGAGTACACGATTCGCGAACTCCGCGAGGGCTGCCCGTGCGCCTCGTGCCGCGAAAAACAGTCGGCGGAGCCGCCGCCAGCGACGACGCTCACGGTCCTTAGTCCCGCTGAAATCCGCCCGCTGCGGATTGCCTCGATGGAGCCGGCGGGGCGGTACGCCTACGGCATCGACTTTAGCGACGGGCACGACACGGGGATTTACACGCTGGAGTTGCTGCGGGAGTTGGGCAGCGTGGCGTCTGCGTGA
- a CDS encoding phenylacetate--CoA ligase family protein has product MELNFEQRREVESLDRASLEMLQLDRLNTTLARAVAENSFYAHKLAGVSLPLGSLADLAALPTTAKAELIADCEPDELPANRTWPIERYVRFHQTSGTHGRPMPVYDTAEDWRWWIGCWQFVLDAAETTVADRAMLAFSFGPFIGFWSAHDALVARGALVIPGGGMNSRARLDLIERTRPTILLCTPTYALHLVEVAAECGFDLASSSVTRIIVAGEPGGSIPAVRERIEAAWQARVVDHAGASEVGPWGYADAERRGVHVLESEFIAEFQSVETGRPAGEGELARLLLTSLGRYGLPIIRYQTGDLVRPSWRGSGGNRFVLLEGGVLGRADQMMIIRGVNIFPSAVEEILRSFPEVVEYRLTARKRGAMDELLVEVEDQRSAPERIAEAMSLRLGLKIEVALAPPASLPRFEGKGRRFIDERRVGESA; this is encoded by the coding sequence ATGGAATTGAATTTTGAACAACGGCGAGAGGTGGAATCGCTCGATCGCGCGTCGCTCGAAATGCTGCAACTCGATCGGCTGAACACAACGCTCGCTCGCGCCGTAGCAGAGAACTCGTTTTACGCTCATAAGTTAGCGGGCGTTTCGCTTCCGCTCGGTTCGCTGGCGGATCTGGCCGCGCTGCCGACGACGGCGAAAGCGGAACTGATCGCCGACTGCGAACCGGACGAGTTGCCCGCCAATCGCACTTGGCCGATCGAACGTTACGTCCGCTTCCACCAAACGTCGGGAACGCACGGCCGGCCGATGCCGGTGTACGACACGGCCGAGGACTGGCGGTGGTGGATCGGCTGCTGGCAGTTCGTGCTCGACGCCGCGGAGACGACCGTTGCCGATCGCGCGATGTTGGCGTTTTCGTTCGGGCCGTTCATCGGATTCTGGAGCGCTCACGATGCGCTCGTCGCGCGCGGAGCGCTCGTCATTCCCGGCGGCGGGATGAATTCGCGGGCGCGGCTCGATCTCATCGAACGAACCCGGCCGACGATTCTGCTCTGCACGCCGACCTATGCGTTGCACCTCGTTGAAGTCGCCGCGGAGTGCGGGTTCGATTTGGCGTCGTCATCGGTCACGCGGATCATCGTCGCCGGCGAACCGGGAGGATCGATTCCGGCAGTGCGGGAGCGGATCGAAGCAGCTTGGCAAGCGCGCGTCGTCGACCATGCCGGCGCCAGCGAGGTCGGGCCGTGGGGGTATGCCGACGCCGAGCGGCGCGGCGTCCATGTGCTGGAAAGCGAATTCATCGCCGAGTTCCAGTCGGTCGAAACCGGTCGGCCTGCCGGCGAGGGCGAGCTGGCTCGCCTGCTGCTCACGTCGCTTGGTCGATACGGATTGCCGATCATCCGCTACCAGACGGGCGATTTGGTGCGGCCGTCGTGGCGCGGTAGCGGCGGCAATCGGTTCGTGTTGCTGGAGGGCGGCGTGCTCGGTCGTGCTGATCAGATGATGATCATCCGCGGCGTGAACATCTTTCCGTCGGCCGTCGAGGAGATTCTTCGCAGTTTCCCGGAAGTGGTCGAGTATCGCCTCACGGCTCGCAAGCGGGGCGCCATGGACGAACTGCTTGTGGAAGTGGAAGATCAACGGTCGGCCCCGGAGCGCATCGCGGAAGCGATGTCGCTGCGACTGGGGCTGAAGATTGAAGTGGCGTTGGCGCCGCCGGCGTCGTTGCCGCGGTTTGAAGGAAAAGGGCGCCGTTTCATCGACGAGCGCCGCGTAGGGGAAAGTGCGTGA
- a CDS encoding PQQ-binding-like beta-propeller repeat protein — protein MGSSGSWSRCAGRAVVALALGAAVFGPLGGRTQAGENWTRFRGPNGSGVASDVTFPVEWSEEAYLWRVDLPGKGHSSPVGWGDKIFVTAGDPTTGAMTLLAIDAASGETLWKREFAASAHSLHAANSYASGTPTVDDERIYVTWTADGVLHAAAVTHAGEPAWQRELGAADYKHGSGNSPILLDDLLIVANDHMGESFIAGLDAATGNERWRRPRQAGTESYATPLVYEAANGEPQIVVCSSADGIAALAPADGAVVWQLPEFYAARCVNSPFLAAGMILSGSGEGGNGKQLTAVRPATGDGDEPEIAYELKKSLPQVPTPLAIGDKLFVWSDRGVVACYSAVDGEPAWTKRIGGNYYGSPVAAGERIYCVDAEGEVVCIAAADEFKLLGRSQLGQASHATPAIHQGKMFLRTESSLACLPAE, from the coding sequence ATGGGATCGAGCGGTAGCTGGAGTCGATGTGCTGGCCGCGCCGTCGTAGCGCTCGCGCTCGGAGCGGCGGTTTTCGGTCCGCTAGGCGGCAGAACGCAGGCTGGCGAGAACTGGACGCGATTCCGCGGACCGAACGGCTCGGGCGTGGCGTCCGACGTGACGTTCCCCGTCGAGTGGAGCGAGGAAGCCTACCTTTGGCGCGTTGATCTGCCGGGCAAGGGGCATAGCAGTCCGGTTGGCTGGGGCGACAAGATCTTTGTCACCGCCGGCGATCCGACCACCGGAGCGATGACGCTGCTCGCCATCGACGCAGCGAGCGGCGAGACGCTGTGGAAGCGCGAGTTCGCCGCTTCAGCGCATTCGCTCCACGCCGCCAATAGCTACGCTTCCGGCACGCCGACCGTCGACGATGAACGCATCTACGTCACGTGGACCGCAGATGGCGTGCTCCATGCAGCTGCCGTGACGCATGCGGGCGAGCCGGCGTGGCAGCGGGAGCTCGGCGCCGCCGACTACAAGCATGGCTCCGGTAACTCGCCGATTTTGCTGGATGATCTGCTGATCGTAGCAAACGACCACATGGGTGAGAGCTTCATTGCGGGGCTGGACGCAGCGACCGGCAACGAACGCTGGCGACGGCCGCGACAAGCGGGGACCGAATCGTACGCCACGCCGCTCGTATACGAAGCCGCGAACGGCGAGCCGCAGATCGTCGTCTGCAGTTCGGCCGACGGGATCGCCGCGCTCGCGCCGGCCGATGGAGCCGTGGTCTGGCAGCTGCCTGAATTCTACGCGGCTCGCTGCGTGAACTCGCCGTTCCTCGCTGCGGGAATGATTCTGAGCGGCAGCGGGGAAGGGGGGAACGGCAAGCAACTCACCGCCGTGCGCCCGGCGACCGGCGATGGCGATGAGCCCGAGATTGCGTATGAGTTGAAAAAGAGCCTGCCGCAGGTGCCGACGCCGCTTGCGATCGGCGACAAGCTGTTCGTGTGGAGCGACCGGGGCGTCGTGGCGTGCTACTCCGCCGTCGACGGCGAGCCGGCCTGGACGAAACGGATCGGCGGCAACTACTACGGGTCGCCGGTGGCGGCGGGCGAGCGTATTTATTGCGTTGACGCCGAGGGAGAGGTCGTCTGCATCGCCGCGGCCGACGAGTTCAAGCTGCTGGGGCGCTCACAGCTCGGGCAAGCCTCCCATGCGACGCCGGCCATTCATCAGGGTAAGATGTTTCTACGGACTGAATCTTCGCTCGCCTGCTTGCCTGCGGAGTGA
- a CDS encoding sigma 54-interacting transcriptional regulator, with translation MRGFAVYAYLTILTGKHSGTNFPLDPSRDTLLGRGTDCHISLTDPLCSRVHAIIHYEDGERWVIDDQGSRNGTMVNGQKITDATLADGNQIKLGSNEFEFRLSDEPATAQGDGGGQTQTIVQDLPIAVRQSNEEVLAALPTPEQVQELMLLYQLSIRLLGCDDPDEVIRVSLELLKVRTQAAVVGFLWVDDEDQLKPKLVIPVGAADRVTLNKNLTELVLSQGHAVWVANQAAGGEAKKVEHFADAVCAPLVRKSRDGERQTVGAIHVYLEAGRFRQSDFDFIIAVANLVVIALVRARAHISLQSDYKQLVRSSPGYDELIGESKPMRTLKGKIERVSRAPGCVLVRGESGSGKELVARAIHRGSHRADRQMISVNCAAIPADLMESQLFGHKAGSFTSADRDHIGFFQQADLGTLFLDEVGELPLEGQAKLLRILEGHPFLPVGATQEVRVDVRVIAATNQDLQTYVREKKFREDLYYRLSVFELYIPPLRDREGDIELLIDFFLSYYRRERGRPHLQMSDAARAKLLSYRWPGNVRQLRNVLDSAVVLADEDEILPRDLGLRDSGGDQLDSLQIDVWEKKLILEALRRCDGNVPDAAKLLAIGRATLYRKIELYGIER, from the coding sequence ATGCGTGGCTTCGCTGTGTACGCTTATCTGACCATCCTTACCGGCAAGCACTCGGGAACGAACTTCCCGCTCGATCCCTCGCGCGACACGCTCCTCGGCCGCGGCACCGACTGCCATATTTCGCTCACCGACCCGCTCTGCTCGCGGGTCCACGCCATCATCCATTACGAGGATGGCGAACGGTGGGTGATCGACGACCAAGGCAGCCGCAACGGCACGATGGTCAATGGGCAGAAGATTACCGATGCGACGCTGGCGGACGGGAACCAGATCAAGCTTGGCAGCAACGAGTTTGAGTTCCGCCTCTCCGACGAACCGGCGACGGCGCAGGGCGACGGCGGCGGGCAGACGCAGACGATCGTGCAAGACCTGCCGATCGCCGTGCGCCAGAGCAATGAAGAGGTGTTGGCCGCGCTGCCGACGCCGGAGCAGGTGCAGGAGCTGATGCTGCTCTACCAGTTGTCGATTCGGCTCCTGGGCTGCGACGATCCCGACGAGGTGATTCGCGTTTCGCTCGAACTGCTGAAGGTTCGCACGCAGGCAGCGGTCGTGGGGTTCTTGTGGGTCGATGACGAAGATCAACTCAAGCCGAAGCTGGTGATTCCGGTCGGAGCGGCCGATCGCGTGACGCTTAACAAAAATCTCACCGAATTGGTGCTGAGCCAGGGCCATGCCGTGTGGGTTGCCAACCAAGCGGCGGGCGGCGAGGCGAAGAAGGTCGAGCACTTCGCGGACGCGGTGTGCGCGCCGCTCGTGCGGAAGAGCCGCGACGGCGAACGGCAGACGGTTGGCGCCATTCACGTTTACCTCGAAGCGGGCCGCTTCAGGCAGTCCGATTTTGATTTCATCATTGCGGTGGCGAATCTGGTGGTAATCGCGCTCGTGCGGGCGCGAGCCCACATTTCGCTGCAGAGCGACTACAAGCAGCTCGTCCGCTCGTCGCCGGGCTACGATGAGCTCATCGGCGAGAGCAAGCCGATGCGGACGCTCAAGGGTAAGATCGAACGCGTCAGCCGCGCGCCGGGCTGCGTGTTGGTGCGCGGCGAGAGCGGTTCCGGCAAGGAACTCGTCGCGCGGGCGATTCATCGCGGCAGCCATCGCGCCGATCGGCAGATGATCTCGGTGAACTGCGCTGCAATCCCCGCCGACCTGATGGAGAGCCAGCTCTTCGGGCATAAGGCGGGTTCGTTCACGAGCGCCGATCGCGACCACATCGGCTTCTTTCAGCAGGCCGACCTGGGCACGTTGTTCCTCGACGAAGTTGGCGAACTGCCGCTCGAAGGGCAAGCCAAGTTGCTGCGGATTTTGGAAGGCCATCCTTTCCTGCCGGTCGGCGCCACGCAGGAAGTTCGCGTGGACGTGCGGGTGATCGCCGCGACGAACCAAGACCTGCAGACGTACGTCCGCGAGAAAAAGTTCCGCGAAGATCTTTACTACCGGCTGAGCGTCTTCGAGCTCTACATCCCGCCGTTGCGCGATCGCGAGGGAGACATCGAGCTGCTGATCGATTTCTTCCTCAGCTACTATCGCCGGGAGCGCGGTCGGCCGCATTTGCAGATGAGCGACGCCGCACGCGCCAAGTTGCTGAGCTATCGCTGGCCGGGCAACGTCAGGCAGCTGCGGAATGTGCTCGACAGCGCCGTGGTGCTCGCAGACGAAGATGAAATCCTGCCCCGCGACCTCGGCCTCCGCGACTCGGGAGGCGATCAGCTTGATTCGCTGCAGATTGATGTTTGGGAAAAGAAGTTGATTCTCGAGGCGCTCCGCCGCTGCGACGGCAACGTCCCTGATGCGGCTAAGCTGCTCGCAATCGGTCGGGCGACTCTCTATCGAAAGATCGAACTTTATGGGATCGAGCGGTAG